The Lampris incognitus isolate fLamInc1 chromosome 7, fLamInc1.hap2, whole genome shotgun sequence genome window below encodes:
- the ets1 gene encoding protein C-ets-1 isoform X1 has translation MIMTAAVDMKPTLTIIKAEKMDDLECGDVPLLTPGSKEMMSQALKATFSGFTKEQQRLGIPKDPRQWTENHVAEWLMWTVNEFSLKNVDFHKFRMNGASLCALGKERFLDLAPDFVGDILWEHLEMLQKEDTKHFPINGLTSNFQESRYTSDYFVSYGIEHAQCVPPSEYSEPGFITESYQTLHPISSEDLLSLKYENEYPNVILRDAPLNPLQGDYFSVKQEVVSPDNMCVGRISRGKLGGQDSFESIESFESCDRLTQSWSSQSSFNSLQRVPSYDSFESEEYSTALHGHKPKGTFKDYVRERSDLSKDKPVIPAAALAGYTGSGPIQLWQFLLELLTDKSCQSFISWTGDGWEFKLSDPDEVARRWGKRKNKPKMNYEKLSRGLRYYYDKNIIHKTSGKRYVYRFVCDLKSLLGYTPEELHTMLDVKPDTDE, from the exons ATCTGGAGTGCGGAGATGTACCCCTGCTCACTCCGGGAAGTAAAGAAATGATGTCCCAGGCCCTGAAGGCCACCTTCAGCGGCTTCACAAAGGAGCAGCAGCGGCTTGGTATTCCAAAAG ACCCCAGGCAGTGGACAGAAAACCATGTGGCTGAGTGGCTAATGTGGACCGTGAATGAGTTCAGCCTGAAGAACGTGGACTTCCACAAGTTCCGTATGAATGGGGCCAGTTTGTGTGCACTGGGGAAGGAACGCTTCTTGGATTTAGCACCTGACTTTGTGGGTGACATTCTCTGGGAACATTTAGAGATGCTTCAGAAAG AAGACACGAAGCATTTCCCCATCAACGGACTAACCTCCAACTTCCAGGAATCCCGTTATACCTCAGACTACTTTGTCA GCTATGGCATTGAGCATGCCCAGTGTGTGCCCCCATCTGAATACTCAGAGCCTGGCTTCATCACAGAGTCTTATCAGACACTTCACCCAATCAGCTCAGAGGACCTGCTGTCGCTCAAGTATGAGAATGAATACCCTAACGTTATTCTACGGGACGCACCCCTAAATCCTCTGCAAGGGGACTACTTCTCTGTTAAGCAGGAGGTGGTGTCCCCTGACAACATGTGTGTGGGACGCATCAGCAGAG GTAAGCTTGGTGGCCAGGACTCCTTTGAGAGCATTGAGAGTTTTGAGAGCTGTGACCGACTGACCCAGTCATGGAGCAGCCAGTCCTCATTCAACAGCCTGCAGCGGGTACCCTCATATGACAGCTTTGAATCCGAGGAGTACTCTACTGCCCTGCATGGGCACAAACCCAAGGGCACCTTCAAAGACTACGTTAGGGAGCGCTCGGACCTCAGCAAGGACAAACCCGTCATTCCTGCTGCTGCACTTGCAGGATACACAG GCAGCGGCCCCATCCAGCTCTGGCAGTTCCTTTTGGAGCTCCTGACTGACAAGTCCTGCCAGTCCTTCATCAGCTGGACAGGCGACGGTTGGGAGTTCAAGCTTTCTGACCCAGATGAG GTTGCTCGAAGGTggggaaaaaggaaaaacaagCCCAAGATGAACTATGAGAAGCTGAGCCGTGGCCTGCGCTACTACTATGACAAGAACATCATTCATAAGACGTCAGGGAAACGCTACGTCTACCGCTTTGTCTGTGACTTAAAAAGCCTGCTGGGGTACACCCCCGAGGAGCTGCACACCATGCTGGACGTTAAGCCTGATACAGATGAGTGA
- the ets1 gene encoding protein C-ets-1 isoform X2: MIMTAAVDMKPTLTIIKAEKMDDLECGDVPLLTPGSKEMMSQALKATFSGFTKEQQRLGIPKDPRQWTENHVAEWLMWTVNEFSLKNVDFHKFRMNGASLCALGKERFLDLAPDFVGDILWEHLEMLQKDTKHFPINGLTSNFQESRYTSDYFVSYGIEHAQCVPPSEYSEPGFITESYQTLHPISSEDLLSLKYENEYPNVILRDAPLNPLQGDYFSVKQEVVSPDNMCVGRISRGKLGGQDSFESIESFESCDRLTQSWSSQSSFNSLQRVPSYDSFESEEYSTALHGHKPKGTFKDYVRERSDLSKDKPVIPAAALAGYTGSGPIQLWQFLLELLTDKSCQSFISWTGDGWEFKLSDPDEVARRWGKRKNKPKMNYEKLSRGLRYYYDKNIIHKTSGKRYVYRFVCDLKSLLGYTPEELHTMLDVKPDTDE; encoded by the exons ATCTGGAGTGCGGAGATGTACCCCTGCTCACTCCGGGAAGTAAAGAAATGATGTCCCAGGCCCTGAAGGCCACCTTCAGCGGCTTCACAAAGGAGCAGCAGCGGCTTGGTATTCCAAAAG ACCCCAGGCAGTGGACAGAAAACCATGTGGCTGAGTGGCTAATGTGGACCGTGAATGAGTTCAGCCTGAAGAACGTGGACTTCCACAAGTTCCGTATGAATGGGGCCAGTTTGTGTGCACTGGGGAAGGAACGCTTCTTGGATTTAGCACCTGACTTTGTGGGTGACATTCTCTGGGAACATTTAGAGATGCTTCAGAAAG ACACGAAGCATTTCCCCATCAACGGACTAACCTCCAACTTCCAGGAATCCCGTTATACCTCAGACTACTTTGTCA GCTATGGCATTGAGCATGCCCAGTGTGTGCCCCCATCTGAATACTCAGAGCCTGGCTTCATCACAGAGTCTTATCAGACACTTCACCCAATCAGCTCAGAGGACCTGCTGTCGCTCAAGTATGAGAATGAATACCCTAACGTTATTCTACGGGACGCACCCCTAAATCCTCTGCAAGGGGACTACTTCTCTGTTAAGCAGGAGGTGGTGTCCCCTGACAACATGTGTGTGGGACGCATCAGCAGAG GTAAGCTTGGTGGCCAGGACTCCTTTGAGAGCATTGAGAGTTTTGAGAGCTGTGACCGACTGACCCAGTCATGGAGCAGCCAGTCCTCATTCAACAGCCTGCAGCGGGTACCCTCATATGACAGCTTTGAATCCGAGGAGTACTCTACTGCCCTGCATGGGCACAAACCCAAGGGCACCTTCAAAGACTACGTTAGGGAGCGCTCGGACCTCAGCAAGGACAAACCCGTCATTCCTGCTGCTGCACTTGCAGGATACACAG GCAGCGGCCCCATCCAGCTCTGGCAGTTCCTTTTGGAGCTCCTGACTGACAAGTCCTGCCAGTCCTTCATCAGCTGGACAGGCGACGGTTGGGAGTTCAAGCTTTCTGACCCAGATGAG GTTGCTCGAAGGTggggaaaaaggaaaaacaagCCCAAGATGAACTATGAGAAGCTGAGCCGTGGCCTGCGCTACTACTATGACAAGAACATCATTCATAAGACGTCAGGGAAACGCTACGTCTACCGCTTTGTCTGTGACTTAAAAAGCCTGCTGGGGTACACCCCCGAGGAGCTGCACACCATGCTGGACGTTAAGCCTGATACAGATGAGTGA